From Paenibacillus physcomitrellae, the proteins below share one genomic window:
- a CDS encoding MerR family transcriptional regulator has translation MKEELAYGIKQTSRLTGIPEDTIRYYEKISLLPHIERKENGHRVYRQEDIQTIRLLSCLKKTGMPLEEMRPFLAVSADADPAEYPELVEHLRGHRENIVSQIASLQQVVDFIDMKLEEGRYRGDCLDETLAEEERGETEGEARSVSPVQMSYFPVTSAKDRAI, from the coding sequence ATGAAAGAAGAGCTGGCTTACGGAATAAAGCAGACCTCCAGGCTTACCGGGATTCCTGAAGATACGATCCGTTATTATGAGAAGATATCGCTGCTTCCCCACATTGAACGCAAAGAGAACGGGCACCGCGTCTACCGGCAGGAGGATATTCAAACGATCCGCCTGTTGTCCTGCCTGAAGAAAACCGGGATGCCGCTCGAAGAAATGCGGCCTTTTCTGGCGGTTTCGGCGGATGCTGATCCGGCGGAGTATCCTGAGCTGGTGGAGCACCTGAGAGGTCACCGGGAGAATATCGTCAGCCAAATCGCTTCCCTGCAGCAGGTAGTCGATTTTATCGATATGAAGCTGGAGGAAGGGAGGTACCGGGGAGACTGTCTTGATGAAACGCTGGCGGAAGAAGAGCGGGGAGAGACGGAAGGGGAAGCAAGGTCCGTTTCTCCGGTTCAGATGAGCTATTTTCCGGTAACGTCTGCAAAGGACCGTGCAATTTAA
- a CDS encoding alpha-L-fucosidase → MAISIREAARVKPAPRQLAWQSLEFYAFIHFTVNTFTDREWGLGDESPALFQPTELDARQWVAACKSAGMKALILTCKHHDGFCLWPSAVTEHSVKNSPWRGGKGDLVREVSDACREAGLKFGIYLSPWDRHEPSYGDSDAYNNFFAKQLTELLTGYGELFSVWFDGACGEGPNGKRQVYDWDRYYAMIREHQPNAVISVCGPDVRWCGNEAGHTRTSEWSVVPASLQDNEKIQEKSQSEDDGTFASRINSDEDDLGSRSIIEKSEALVWYPAEVNTSIRPGWFYHASEDDKVKSPDELMELYERTVGGNSAFLLNLPPDRRGLIHEQDVRSLAGLGERIRRLYSRNLAANAAVKTSASLDAEHGGPAVFSASDTYWSAPEGAEQAELEFDLGETQTFNRIVLQEHISVGQRVEAFRIEVLEDEEVLEVGNVNRDTAADEMSKSERARANESEACWRPIYKGTVIGYKHICRFPPVAARRIRLVIEQSRWYPTLQTFEVYHYTLT, encoded by the coding sequence TCACGGACCGGGAATGGGGACTCGGTGACGAGTCTCCCGCCCTTTTTCAGCCGACAGAGCTGGATGCCCGCCAGTGGGTGGCAGCCTGCAAATCGGCCGGCATGAAAGCCCTGATCCTGACCTGCAAACATCACGACGGCTTCTGCTTATGGCCCAGCGCGGTGACGGAGCATTCCGTGAAGAACAGTCCTTGGCGGGGCGGCAAAGGCGATCTTGTCCGCGAAGTATCGGACGCCTGCCGGGAAGCCGGACTGAAATTCGGCATCTATCTCTCTCCGTGGGACCGGCACGAGCCGAGCTACGGGGATTCAGACGCCTACAACAACTTCTTCGCCAAGCAGTTAACCGAGCTGCTGACCGGCTACGGCGAGCTGTTCAGCGTCTGGTTTGACGGCGCCTGCGGCGAAGGCCCGAACGGCAAACGGCAGGTCTATGACTGGGACCGCTATTACGCCATGATCCGGGAGCATCAGCCGAATGCCGTTATATCGGTCTGTGGGCCGGATGTGCGCTGGTGCGGCAATGAAGCCGGACATACCCGCACCTCCGAATGGAGTGTGGTGCCCGCAAGCCTGCAGGATAACGAGAAAATCCAGGAGAAGTCGCAGTCCGAGGATGACGGGACCTTTGCTTCCCGCATCAATTCCGATGAAGACGATCTTGGCAGCCGCAGCATTATCGAGAAGTCGGAGGCGCTAGTGTGGTATCCGGCCGAAGTGAATACCTCCATCCGCCCCGGCTGGTTCTACCATGCTTCGGAGGATGACAAGGTCAAATCGCCGGATGAGCTGATGGAGCTGTACGAGCGGACGGTTGGCGGCAACTCCGCTTTCCTGCTCAACCTGCCGCCGGACCGCCGGGGGCTCATTCACGAGCAGGATGTGCGCAGCCTGGCCGGGCTTGGCGAACGCATTCGCAGGCTGTACAGCCGCAATCTGGCAGCGAATGCGGCGGTCAAAACCTCCGCCAGTCTTGACGCCGAGCATGGTGGCCCGGCGGTCTTTAGCGCTTCGGATACCTACTGGTCGGCACCCGAAGGAGCCGAGCAGGCAGAACTGGAATTTGATCTTGGCGAGACACAAACGTTTAACCGGATCGTATTGCAGGAGCATATTTCGGTCGGGCAGCGGGTTGAAGCTTTCCGGATCGAGGTTTTAGAGGACGAGGAAGTTCTTGAGGTCGGAAATGTGAACAGAGATACAGCGGCGGATGAGATGTCCAAGAGCGAGCGAGCGCGAGCCAACGAATCAGAAGCCTGCTGGCGGCCGATTTATAAAGGAACGGTGATCGGCTACAAGCATATCTGCCGCTTTCCGCCTGTCGCGGCACGCCGGATTCGTCTCGTCATTGAGCAGTCCCGCTGGTACCCGACCCTGCAGACGTTTGAGGTGTATCATTATACTCTAACTTAA